TGCTTCGAGCTCGGACTGGCCGGCTGCCCGCCGGCGATTGTGGGTGGTTGGCCGTCATCTACCGTCTGTCTGATCCAGGGTGCCGATGGAACCCGTCCTCGGTTCCTTGCCGTCGCCGGCAGCCGTCGAGGGCGAGCGGCGCGGCCCACGATCAAGACACATGCCCCCGCAGAGATCCCCAAGAGCACGTGTTGACGAGGGTTTCGGGGCGATCCGCAGATGGAGTCCGCGCGGCGTGTCGGTGGGTGCGCGCAGGTGAAGCGCAGGCGCAACAGGTCAACGGCCCCGCAGCCAGTCGGCCAGCTCGCGGACGAAGGGGCGGGGGTCGGAGAGGCGCAGGATCTCCGGACGGTTGCGCGGTCCGAAAGCGGCGAGGAAATCGAGCGCGGCGCGTAGCCGTCCCGGAGCCCCGGGTGGCAGGGCGAGCTCCTCGGGCGAGCGGCGGAGCCGCGCCAGCAGGTGGTCGAGGTCGCCCAACTCCCAGCGCAGGCGGACCCCGTGGGCGTACTGCGTCACCGGCGGCGCGCCGTTCCGCTCCGCCAGCAGGAGGGTGGGGAAGTCCACCCCGGCGTCGATGGCGAGCTGCAACGAGCCCCAGAAGCGGCCGTTGATCTCCATGATGTACGGGATGCCGGTGGCCTCGGAGAGCTTGCACTCGACCATTGCCACTCCCTCCCAGTCGAAGCGCCGGAGCAATTGCACGCAGCGGTCGAGCAACTCGGGGTCGAGTGGGACGCTCTCGCGCAGCACGCTGACCCCACCCGAGGGCGGCTTCTCCCGGAGCCGACGGTGGGCGAACGCCGCCTCCAGCTTGCCATGCCGCAGCAGGACGAACACCCCGATGCCCGGCCCTACGATGCGCTCCTGCGCGAGCACGGGGAAAGCCGCGATGGGCAGGCGCTGCAGCGCCGGGCCGAGCGCCTCAGCCCGGTCCACGTGGATCACGGAGACCTTCGCCCGTTGCGAC
The sequence above is drawn from the Longimicrobiaceae bacterium genome and encodes:
- a CDS encoding ATP-grasp domain-containing protein, with protein sequence AAGHHVVVCSTRARSLAGASRFVAAEYQVPNALNEPGAFVEAVRAIVDEQRIDTIIPIAEPSLLALLPARESFCGVSIPFPSYESFLRICDKGEVARAAEEVGIRVPAQRVIACPDHTAEVLEDGRFPLVLKPSRSVVGEGSQRAKVSVIHVDRAEALGPALQRLPIAAFPVLAQERIVGPGIGVFVLLRHGKLEAAFAHRRLREKPPSGGVSVLRESVPLDPELLDRCVQLLRRFDWEGVAMVECKLSEATGIPYIMEINGRFWGSLQLAIDAGVDFPTLLLAERNGAPPVTQYAHGVRLRWELGDLDHLLARLRRSPEELALPPGAPGRLRAALDFLAAFGPRNRPEILRLSDPRPFVRELADWLRGR